Proteins encoded together in one Ferroglobus placidus DSM 10642 window:
- a CDS encoding winged helix-turn-helix domain-containing protein/riboflavin kinase — MMETLKQLALMNATKKAVKICSKDLAEKINQSVQTAARKLKELEEMGYIERIIRKDGQYVIITEKGRELLYKEYLDYKKIFEDLEKIVIRGKVISGLGEGKYYVSLEGYRKQFIEKLGFDPFPGTLNLKLSKDQIVLRARMDEEEGILIEGFKTEDRTFGNVKAFRCSINSVKGAVIIPERTHYSKDVLEIIAPVNLREKLGLKDGDEVEVEVEL; from the coding sequence ATGATGGAAACGCTGAAACAACTCGCGCTGATGAACGCAACGAAGAAAGCTGTTAAAATCTGCTCGAAAGATCTCGCTGAGAAAATTAACCAGAGCGTTCAGACTGCGGCGAGAAAACTGAAGGAGCTTGAGGAGATGGGGTACATAGAGAGAATTATTCGGAAGGACGGGCAGTACGTGATAATAACGGAGAAGGGCAGGGAGCTTCTCTACAAGGAGTACCTCGACTATAAAAAAATTTTCGAAGATTTGGAAAAGATCGTTATCAGAGGGAAGGTGATAAGCGGTCTTGGAGAAGGGAAGTACTACGTTTCCCTCGAAGGCTACAGAAAGCAGTTTATCGAAAAACTCGGCTTCGATCCCTTCCCCGGCACCCTCAACCTGAAGCTTTCGAAGGATCAGATCGTTCTTAGAGCGAGGATGGACGAGGAGGAGGGAATTCTGATAGAAGGATTCAAAACCGAAGACAGGACTTTCGGAAACGTGAAGGCTTTTCGTTGCTCGATAAACAGCGTTAAGGGTGCTGTGATAATTCCGGAGAGAACACACTACTCCAAAGACGTTCTGGAGATTATCGCTCCGGTAAATCTGAGGGAGAAGCTCGGATTGAAAGATGGAGACGAGGTTGAGGTGGAGGTGGAATTATGA
- the rplJ gene encoding 50S ribosomal protein L16, translating to MARKPARMWRRLERPYTRKEYIDGVPGPRIRQFDMGNKTASFPVMVTLVAEEAVQIRDIALEAARVAANKYITKMAGSSNYYLKVRIYPHHVLREHKMAVGAGADRISQGMRKAFGKPVGLAAQVEPGTKIMSIWTKPEFFEAAKEALKRASQKLPTPTRIVVEKGAELLKGKV from the coding sequence ATGGCGAGAAAACCAGCGAGAATGTGGAGAAGACTCGAAAGACCCTACACGAGGAAGGAGTACATCGACGGAGTTCCTGGGCCAAGGATAAGGCAGTTCGACATGGGTAACAAAACCGCTTCTTTCCCCGTCATGGTCACCCTCGTAGCTGAAGAGGCTGTGCAGATAAGGGACATAGCTTTGGAAGCTGCGAGAGTTGCTGCGAACAAGTACATAACGAAGATGGCTGGAAGCAGCAACTACTACCTCAAAGTCAGGATATACCCGCACCACGTTTTGAGGGAGCACAAGATGGCTGTCGGAGCTGGAGCGGACAGAATTTCGCAGGGAATGAGGAAGGCATTCGGAAAGCCGGTAGGTTTAGCCGCTCAAGTAGAGCCAGGAACGAAGATAATGAGCATATGGACGAAGCCTGAGTTCTTCGAAGCGGCTAAGGAAGCTCTAAAAAGAGCGAGCCAGAAACTACCAACGCCTACGAGGATAGTGGTTGAAAAAGGCGCCGAACTACTTAAGGGCAAGGTTTAA
- a CDS encoding DUF7289 family protein, which yields MRAVSEVVGWLLMFGIVTLVAVTVFTISYPYISDQIFESKIRIAEVQMSLLDYVASRASLGDSPSQSISFNLLGGSLSIESGGNNITIIGVFNGTEEKVIYSSSIGRVVFRIGDVVIGYEGGGVWLKRSGKTVMVSPPEFHYKIDTLTFPIIKIDSSASIAGSGVVDLSVKRVKITKIYPDPSKDPRFVNPLECDYLIVKVTSEFWDGWMNYFEERSDAEVRSIDAENNTVTFELAVKSAPVFKTYEMPIRITRLNYSDEEPIKEFVLNLYELRSNYKLVWYTDTDPALVIYMQKRQGSANEFILRVYYGNESKYESWESNTTLKWNDDGFYSLDFLNESIWMEYKKPDAAINVGGVRWPTNAFSSVTWTWGNDINETDFVNDQLGDFNEGKVLTLKNVTEHYFRVLAAQTSPDIVIYEGRADGFNTAQSTYRLLVDQMPPIITYLHVVEHTVKIY from the coding sequence ATGAGGGCTGTGTCGGAAGTGGTTGGGTGGTTGTTGATGTTCGGAATAGTGACGCTGGTAGCTGTGACTGTCTTTACTATCTCTTACCCTTACATTTCCGATCAGATTTTCGAATCTAAAATTAGAATAGCTGAAGTTCAGATGTCTCTCCTCGATTACGTTGCAAGTAGAGCTTCTCTCGGAGATTCTCCAAGCCAGAGCATATCTTTTAACCTTCTCGGAGGTTCTTTGAGTATAGAAAGCGGTGGAAACAACATAACGATAATTGGAGTTTTTAACGGAACGGAGGAGAAGGTGATTTACAGCTCATCAATAGGAAGGGTTGTTTTCAGAATTGGAGATGTGGTTATAGGTTACGAAGGAGGCGGTGTCTGGCTGAAAAGGAGTGGAAAAACTGTAATGGTCTCGCCACCTGAGTTTCATTACAAGATAGATACGCTGACGTTCCCGATAATAAAAATTGATTCTTCCGCTTCAATTGCCGGGAGCGGTGTGGTTGATTTAAGCGTTAAGAGAGTAAAAATAACTAAAATTTATCCCGATCCTTCCAAAGACCCGAGATTCGTAAATCCATTGGAGTGCGATTATCTTATAGTTAAGGTGACGAGCGAGTTCTGGGACGGGTGGATGAATTATTTTGAAGAGAGGAGCGATGCGGAAGTTAGAAGTATCGACGCGGAAAACAACACTGTGACGTTCGAGCTTGCAGTAAAATCCGCTCCGGTTTTTAAAACGTATGAGATGCCTATAAGAATAACGAGGTTGAATTACAGCGACGAAGAGCCGATAAAAGAATTCGTGTTAAATCTGTATGAGTTGCGGTCAAACTACAAACTCGTCTGGTACACCGATACCGATCCAGCCCTTGTAATATATATGCAAAAAAGGCAAGGTAGTGCTAACGAATTCATTCTTCGAGTATACTATGGAAACGAATCGAAATACGAATCGTGGGAGTCTAATACAACATTAAAGTGGAATGACGACGGTTTTTATTCCCTCGATTTTCTCAACGAGTCAATATGGATGGAGTACAAGAAACCTGATGCAGCTATAAACGTGGGAGGAGTTAGATGGCCGACTAACGCTTTCTCATCTGTCACATGGACTTGGGGAAACGACATTAACGAAACGGATTTCGTCAACGACCAGCTCGGAGACTTCAACGAAGGTAAAGTACTTACTTTAAAAAACGTTACCGAGCATTACTTTAGAGTTCTTGCTGCCCAAACGTCGCCGGATATAGTTATCTACGAAGGCAGAGCTGATGGATTCAATACCGCTCAATCAACTTACAGGCTTTTAGTTGACCAGATGCCCCCGATTATAACATATCTTCACGTGGTAGAGCACACCGTTAAGATTTACTAA
- the ribB gene encoding 3,4-dihydroxy-2-butanone-4-phosphate synthase: MIEEAIRNFKKGKPVLIYDYDDREGETDIAIPALNVKPKDVAMMRIDGGGLICVAISYEAAEKLGLPFMHEILEAASSKFSSLKNFVKKVPYDSRSSFSLWVNHVDTYTGVTDLDRSLTIRKIGEAVEKVLNGEDFDFANEFRSPGHVALLKAAERLLEERRGQTELSVALAKLAGITPAVAICEMLDEETGRALPKEKAMKYAEENGIPFVEGKELENYLKELNLALK; encoded by the coding sequence ATGATCGAAGAAGCTATAAGGAACTTTAAAAAAGGTAAACCGGTTTTAATCTACGATTACGACGACAGAGAGGGGGAGACGGACATAGCAATTCCGGCTTTAAACGTTAAGCCAAAAGACGTGGCTATGATGAGAATCGACGGAGGGGGATTGATTTGCGTAGCGATAAGCTACGAAGCTGCTGAGAAGCTCGGCTTGCCTTTCATGCACGAGATTCTTGAGGCTGCATCTTCAAAATTTTCCAGCCTGAAGAATTTCGTGAAAAAGGTTCCTTACGACTCCCGCTCTTCCTTCAGCCTTTGGGTGAATCACGTTGACACCTATACGGGAGTTACCGATCTGGACAGAAGTTTGACGATAAGGAAAATCGGCGAAGCTGTTGAAAAAGTTTTGAACGGCGAAGACTTCGATTTTGCAAACGAATTCAGAAGTCCAGGGCATGTTGCTTTGTTGAAAGCAGCTGAAAGGCTTCTTGAAGAAAGAAGAGGTCAGACGGAGCTAAGCGTAGCCCTTGCGAAGTTAGCCGGAATTACTCCTGCAGTAGCTATTTGCGAGATGCTCGACGAAGAGACCGGAAGAGCTTTGCCGAAGGAAAAAGCTATGAAATACGCTGAAGAAAACGGAATTCCGTTTGTCGAAGGAAAGGAGTTGGAAAATTATCTGAAAGAGTTAAACCTTGCCCTTAAGTAG